CCGTCCGAAGATTGGTCGAACTCGGTCAGCGCGTAGTGGCTACCGATCTCGACACGCCAGCCAATCGGAAGGCCGCCGCCAAGATGCCCAGCGGTGTCCAGTTCCGGTGGGCCGACCTCACCGAATCCGCGCAAGTGCAGCGTCTGCTCGCCGATGTTGCCCCGGACGCAATCGTCCATCTCGCGGCGATCATCGCACCGGCGATCTACCCGATACCCAAAGTCGCGCGCCGAGTGAATGTGGACGCCACCGCAAATCTCGTTCGCCTCGTTGAGGGGCTACCGAAGCAACCACGATTCGTCCATGCCTCGAGCATCACCGTCATGGGTCCCCGGAATCCGCACCGCACAACGCCTCCCCTGAGGGCGGAGGAACCGATGCGGCCCTACGACGTCTACAGCGGCCAGAAGTCCGAGGCCGAAGAGATTGTCCGGGGATCGACACTCGAATGGGTGGTCCTGCGTCTGGGAGCAGTGCTCAGCCCGGACATGGGGGCACTGCCGGTCACCACTGACGCGATGTATTTCCAAGCAGCACTACCCAGCGACGGCCGGGTCCAGACCGTTGACGTGCGCGACGTTGCATGGGCATTTGCTGCGGCAACCACCGCCGACGTCGCCCGCGAGATCTTGTTGATAGGCGGCGACGACTCTCACCAACTGACCTACGCCGAAGTCACCTCGGGCCTAGTGGCGGCTCTGGGCATACCGGGCGCCATCCCCGAGGGCCGGCCCGGTGATCCGAACAGCGACGACGACTGGTTCGTCACCGACTGGATGGACACCACCCGCGCTCAAGAGGCGTTGCGCTTTCAAAATCATTCGTGGCCCGACCTCAAGGCCGAGTTGGCGGAGAAGTACCGATTGCTGCACTATCCAGGCCGACTCATCGCCCCGATCGTGCGACTGTTCATGGCGCGCCGCTCGCCGTATCGCAACGCGCCGGGTCAGTACGCCGACCCGTGGGGCGCAATCCGCGCCAAGTTGGGCGAGCCAGCATGGGATCAACTTCGACAGTGAGTGCGACGGCACGCTTTGACCCCCAGGCGCATTGGAGTCATTGCGGGCAGATTGAACGAAACTGCAAGTGGTGAGGAGAGGACATTATGCGAGTGCCTCGCGCCGTGGCGAACTTCCATCGTCGTGTCACCAATCCGGTGGCTCGCTCACTCACGCCGTGGCTTCCATGCTTGGGTACTCTCGAGCACACTGGCCGTAAGTCAGGCAAGCGATATCGAACGCCTCTCTTGGTTTTCAAGACCCAGAACGGCTACGCCATCCTCATCGGATACGGGCTCGAATCGGACTGGCTCAAGAACGTAATGGCGGGCGGGCCGACAGCCCTTCACACGTGGGGCAGGGCTGTCACGCTGGCCAACCCAAAGATCCTAGCGAAGGCCGAGGCCGCACAGCTGGTTACGCCAGCGCCACGGCTGCTCTACCGGTTATTCCCGTATAACGAAGCAGCATTGGTGTTGACGAGACCTGCCGATACAACGTGACGTTCGAAATCGGTTCCAGTACAGGGGGTCTCGCCCGCTCATTGACGGCTGACTACAGACCAGATTGGCTGCCGGGGAGAAGACGTTGTGATACGGCATGAGGTCGCAACCTGTCTTCGGCCGCTTGCTTCGAGGATGCGTGCGTTATACGATTTCGGAACAAATATTTGGCCAGAATGTAGGTCAGCGCGAGGAGGTTCGGATGGCGGGTCGTTTGGAAGGAAAGGTCGCTTTCATCACGGGGGCGGCTCGCGGCCAGGGGCGCGCCCACGCGGTCGCGATGGCGAGGGAGGGAGCAGACATCATTGCCATCGACATCTGCCGCGACATTCCCTCGAACCCATATCCTTTGGCCTCGCCCGACGATTTAGCCGAAACCGAGCGGCGGTGAAAGAAGTAGGCCGCCGAGTCGTTGCGCGGGTCAGTGATGTACGGGAGCGCCACGAACTACGGGAAGCTGTCGAAGCCGGGCTTGTCGAGTTCGGCAAGATCGACATCGTCGTCGCCAACGCCGGAATCCTGCCGATGGCCATGGGCCGCCCACACGATGCGATGTCGTTCGTTGACGCGAGCGATGTCGATCTTCTCGGCGTGATGAACACCGTTGCGGTGACGGTTCCCCATCTGACTGACGGTGCTTCGGTGATCATCACCGGGTCGACCGCGGGCATGATCACCGGCACCACCGACAACCCGGCTATGGGCCCCGGCGGCAGGGGTTACGGCTGGAGCAAGCGGACCCTCATCGGGTACGTCGAACAGATGTCGATGGCCTTGGCAAGTCGCATGATTCGGGTCAATGCGATCCATCCCACCAACTGCAACACGCACCTTCTGCAGAACGACGGCATGTACAGCATGTTCCGCCCTGACCTCACGCAGCAGGGTAAACAGGCCAGTCGCGAGGACGCCGAACCGCTGTTCACAATCTTCCAAGCCATGCCTATTCCGTACATCGAGCCGGACGACATGGCGAACCTGGGCGTCTTCCTTGCCAGTGAAGAGAGCCGTTACATCACTGGACAGCAGATCCGAGTCGACGCCGGCTCGTTGCTCAAGTGGCCCAACGGACCCGGTGGCTAATCCGGCCGGCCAGACGCCTGTCTAGCCGGGTCACCGCGGCAGCCAGGCGGTGGAACGTGAACACCCGCAGAGGCGAGATTGGCAAGTCTCATCTGGTGCTGATGCGAAATCAATTGCGAGATAAGGCGATCAGTTCGGGAGCTCTGTTCGAGGCGGAAAGGACCGGTTATGGCGAGTAAGTCACCGGAGGAGCACGCCCAAAACCTTGATCTTCGCCACCAAGACTTCAACGACCCGGAATACCTCTACGAGGTCTACGAGGTGATGCGCGCCAACGCGCCATTCTGTCACCAGGATTCTCCGTTCGTGGGTCCTACGCCGGGTGGCGCATGGGTTGCTACCGGGTACGACGATTGTTACGAGATCGCGCGCGATTGGCGCAGCTTTTCGAGCAGGCCCGTGACTCCGGACGGCTCGCTGATGTGGTTCGGCGACATCGTGATCACCATCGATCCGCCACGGCAGCAACAGCTTCGCAAGATTCTCAACCCGTATTTCTCACCGGGGCGGATGAAGCAGCTAGAGCCGCAGGTGCGTGCGGTCACCGACGACTTGATCGACGACTTTGTCGAATCGGGCAGCGGCGACCTCGCCAACGTCGCCTGGCGGCAGCCCGGGATCGTCTTCTTTCGGCATCTACTGGGCATGCCTGTCGAAGACGTGCCGCTGTACATCGAGACGACGGACATCGTGATCAATGGTGAGAGCGAAGAGATCCGACAAGCGGCGATGAACGATCTGTACCAGCGGGTACGCGGGGAGATCGAAAAGCGCCGTGATGAGTCGTCGCGCGACGACCTCATCAGCGTGTTACTCGACGCCGAGATCGACGGTGAAAAGCTGAGATTCGACGACGTAGTCGCGAATGTAATTCTGCTGGTGCAAGCGGGACTCGAAACAACGTCGAGTGCAATGTCATTTGCATTCTTCTACTTGGGCACCCACGCCTCAGAGCGTGACCGGCTACGCGGCGAACCCGAACTGATGTCCACCGCTATCGAGGAATTTATCCGGTTCGCCGGTTCGATCCACGGACTGAATCGCGCTGTCGTAGAAGAGGTTCATCTCAATGGCCACCAATTCTGTCCCGGGCAGACGGTCGTGGTGAACTACGCGGCCGCCAACCGCGATGCGAGCGAGTTCAACGAGCCGAACAAATGCATCCTCGATCGACAGGCAAATCGGCACCTGGGGTTCGGAGCAGGCGTTCATCGTTGTCTAGGCTCCAATCTGGCCCGACTCGAGTTTCGGGTGGGCGTCGAACAGACCCTGAATCGGATACCCGACTACGCGATCCCGCCTGGGGCAAAGGTTGATTTTCACGGGAATTCGGTCACTCGGGGTTACCGCGCCCTGCCCGTCGTCTTCACGCCGGGTGCCCGCGTCGACCAGTAAGGCGCGGCGGGCGAACGCCCGTAGCACGTTTTGGGTGTCCTCTTACTGTCAATCAACCGGCTCCGGCCGATTTACGGCGCGCCGCCGTGATGAGCGCCCGGTGTATTCACGATGTCGTGATGGCAACACCTGATAGGTCGCCGGCGTCGCGCCAATCCTGGAGGAGTTGTTCGAACGCGTAGTAGCCCAGGCCGTACAGCTCACCGGTGTAGGAACGTGGTCGCAGTTGGCCGGTCCCGTCGGCGACCTCCTGACCGTCGTTGTTGAAATAGCCAGGGGTGCATTCGCGGATGAAGTCGCTTGTGTCGATAGCGACACTGCGGACATGGTCCACGTACGCATCCTGGGCTTCCGAGGTGGGCTCGACCGTCGCGGCGTCGCGCTTGGTTGCCTGCTCGATGATCCAGGCGATGTGGCGGGCTTGGTTGTTGAACGTCTCCGTCGTCGAGGCGTTGAATCCGCCCTGGAAGAAGCCCATGTAGAACGAGTTCGGGAACCCGTGTGTCATCACGCCGTGCAGCGTCCGGAACTCTTGCGCCCAGTTGTCGTAGAGCGACAGGCCGCCGCGCCCGGAGATCTTGTCGATGCCCCACCTGCGTTGGAGGTCGCTTGTCACCTCGAAGCCGCTGGCGAAGATCAGGCAGTCAATCTCGTATTCCTTGCCTTCGAAGATGAAGCCGCGCTTGATGATACGTTCGACGCCCTGCGTCGGGGACACGTCGAACAAAGTGACGTTGGGCCTATTGAACGTCGGGTAGTACACGTCGCTCGACGCCGGCCGCTTACACATGTGCCGGTACCACGGCTTCAGAATCGCCGCTGTCTTGGGATCTTTCACTGTTTCGTCGACACGGGCCCGCAGTCGCTCCATCACCCGGTAGTCCATGACCTCACGGAGCGCGAGGAACTCCTCCGGTGTCTGCGGCCATCCGGTCTGCTCGAACTGCGCGGACAGATTTCGGTTGATCTCTGTCCAGATGTCGCAGATCCGGTCTGCCTCACCCGGCACCAGGCCGTCAATTGCAGCGCGGTGGAAGTTCATCTGGCGTTCCCGCTGCCAGCCGGGTTCCAAGGCGGCTATCCAGGCTGGATCAGTCGGGGCATTGTGACGTTCGTCGACCGTCGACGCGGTGCGCTGCAAGACGAACAGCTGTTGCGCGTACTCACCGAGGAACGGTATCGCCTGGATCGCTGATGCGCCGGTGCCGACGATGGCCACCCGCTTGTCGGCGAGCTTGTCCAGCACCGGCTCTTCCTGACTGCCGCCGGTGTAGCCGTAATCCCAACGCGCGGTGTGAAACATCGCGCCCTCGAAGTCTTCGAGCCCTGGCACCCGCGGCACCTTCGGCGTGTTGATCGGCCCCATCGCCAGGATGATGAACTGGGCGCGAAGGTCGTCACCCCGATCCGTTCCGATGCGCCACCGGTTGATGGACTCGTCCCAACTCAACGTGTTGACACAGGTGTGAAACAGCGCGCCCTGATAGAGATTGAAGCGCTTGGCGACACTCTGGCAGTAGTTTCTGATCTCGAGGCCGTCGGCGAACTTCTTCGACGGAACGAAACCCATCTCTTCCAGCAGCGGCAGATAACAGTAGGAGTCGTTGTCGCAGGACAGCCCGGGGTATCGGTTCCAATACCAGACTCCACCGAAATCACCGGCCTGCTCGATGATTCGGCAGTCCTCGACACCCGCCTTGTGAAGGTGGTAGCCGGCCAGAACCCCGGCCCACCCACCGCCGAGAATTGCCACGTCCATCTCGTCGTGCAGTGCTGGGCGCGCAGCACGCGGCTTATGAGGATCGCTGTAGTCGAGGGCGGCGCTGGTCTGCGATGCGGCGGCGTACTGTGCCTGCCCGTCGGGGCGCAGCCGTCGGTCGCGCTCCCAGCGGTAACGCTGTCGGAGGGTGGGAATGTCCACATCCTCGGGGTCGGGAAGGTTCGTCGGTTCACACGTCATGGGTGTGGCTCCCCTCTGTCGGTCGTGCGGTGAACGTCAGTGGGAGGCTCTCCATCGCCAGCAATGCGGCGTTGGGGAGATATTTGATGTCCTCGACCGGCACCGCCAGCCGCAGGTCCGAGAGCCTCAGCGCGACCTGCCGTGCTGCGACGAGTAATTGCATGCGCGCCAACGCAATTCCCAAGCACAAGTGGGTCCCTGCCCCGAAGGTCATGCTCTTCCTGAGGTTGATGCGGCTGGTGTCGAACTGCCTCGGGCATTCAAAAACGGATTCGTCGTCGTTGGCCGAGGCGAACAGAATGAGCAGATGTGCGCCCTCCGGTAAGTCGACGCCACCGAGGTTCACCGGCGCGGTGGTGACCCTCGACAAAGCCCGCACCGGTGGCTCGAGCCGCAGCACCTCCTCGATCAGTTTGCTCATCCGTGCGTCGTCATCTGCGGCAGCATAGAACTGTTCGCTGATCTCCGGGTTGGTCGCGACCTGGAAGAGGATGTTGGTGAAGGCCGTCGACATCGAGTCGTGGGTGTTGATCAGCAGTGCGCGCGCAGTGGCAACCAGCTCATCGAAGGTCAGCGGTTCCTCATCGTCGGATCCGGGTGCGGTGATGATGTCGGAGAGCATGTCGTCTTCCGGTTCCTCGACACGCCGGCGAACCAGATCGATGAGATAGCGCTGCATTTCGGCGAGCTCGCGCGCAGCGGCGAGCATGTCTTCGCGAGTGTTCTGCAGACTGAACTGGGAAAGGTAGGCACTGCCCCAACGCTTGATGGTGGCCTTGTCGAGGTCTTCGACCTGCAGTTGCTGCTGGCTGAACGCGATCGCCATCGGCAGCGCGAGATCGTGCAAACCGTCGACACGTCCACGGTCGATGAAACCGTCGATCAGGCTGCTGACGAGATCCTCGAATTGCGGCTGAAGGGAATTCATCCGCTTCCTGCTGAAGGCTTGCGACAACAGCCGGCGTACCCGCGTGTGTTTGGGTGGATCGATGTTGGCGACGTCAGGGAAAAAGCCGCCGCCCTCCGTTTCCAGCACTTCTTTGATTGCGTCGAGGTGGCCGCTCGCCATGTGCTTGTAGTAGCCCAGTTCCTGGGAAAACACTATCGGGTCGCGAAGCACCGTCATCAGGTCTTCGTGACGCGACACCAGATACATTCCCAGGTCCTTCTCGAAGTGGACCGGGTCGCAGTTACGCAGCGCGCGATAGTAGTCGAACGGCTTCTCCTGCACGGCCGGGTCGATGAAGGACACCTTTTCCAGGAGATCTGAATATCCGGCGCCCGCAGGGCAATTCGTCACGCCTTCGGAATGTTCAGTGGTCACGGGTATGCCTACTTTCGATCACTTGTTGGCAGTCGCACTCGCCGACATGCGAGCCGTCTGGTTCTGGCTGTCCCAGGTGTGCGGTCCGACTCCGCGTTGCCGAAGATCGGCTTTGATCACGCGCAGCGTTGCTTGGGTCTTCGGCAGCTCGTCGACGAACTCGATGTACCGGGGCACCATGAAACGGGTCATCCGGCTCGCGAGGTCCACTGCCAACTCGGGCGCAGTGATCGCCGAACCCGGACGGCGCACCGCGAACAGAAGAACCTCGTCCTCCACCGAGTCCGCCGGAACCGCGACGGCGGCACACTCGACGATTTCCGGATTCTGCAGCACGTCAGCTTCGACTTCGAACGACGAGATGTTCTCTCCCCGTCGCCGGATCACGTCTTTGAGCCGGTCGACGAACGTATAGTCGCCGTCGGCGTTACGGACGAGCGCGTCCCCGGTGTGGAACCAGCCGTTGCGCCACGCTGACGCGGTTGCGTTGTCGTTGTTCAGATATCCGGCGTTCATCACCCACGGCTCACGCGCCCTGATCGCGCATTCTCCGGGGGTGCCATCCGGAACTTCGTAATCGTTGGTGTCAACCAGCCGAACCTCGAAGCCCGGATAGCCCTGGCGGAGCCGGCCCACGGTGTGCTCGTTGGCGGGGTTCCACCCCGACCGGATCGCCACGCCTCCCTCGGTGCTGTTGTACACCGTGCAGATACGGACACCGAATCTTTCGCCGAACTGTCGATAACTCGTGCCGAGTGGAGCCATGAACAAGTTGGTCAGTGTCGTGGCACCCTTCGGGCTGCTTGGGTCGCGCAACAACACGTCGGCCATTGAGCCGACCAGCATGCCCGTCGTGACGCCGAACTCGTCGATGTCACTCCAAAAGCTGCTCAACGCGAAGCGTGATCGCATGACGACCTGGCCACCGATCATCGCCGCGTTGTACGGGATCGACTTGGAGCCGAAGTGAGCGTGTGACGTCGTGCAGTAGAAGACATCGTCCGACGTGAGGTCTTCGAGTGGGAAGGTTCCGGAATTGATCGAGTGGAGCTGACCCCAAGGCAACCTCACGGCCTTGGAGGGCCCGGTGGTTCCCGACGTGTAGGTGATACAGGCAATGTCGTGAAACTGCGGCTCGGTCATCACGCGCTTCGCCTCGGCGACGTCCACGTCGACGTCTTGAGGCCGGGTCGGGAAAGGGAGTGAGGTTGCCGGAATGGATGGGTCGCCACCATCGTCGATCACCAGAACTCTTGTGATAGTCCGTAATTCAGCGGCGACAGAGTCCACGACGCTGAGGTGGCGTGCGGCGACGACGAGCAGTGTCGGTGCGCAGTTGTTGATGGCGTAGGCGAGCATACGGCCACGGAATTCGGGATTGGTGGCCGCGTCGATCGCGCCAATGCTCGTCAACCCCAGCCACACAGCCACCGAATCCACGCCCGTGTCAAGGACGGTGACCACGACATCACCGCGGTCGACGCCCAACGCGAGGAAACGCGCCGACCACAATGTCATCGACTGCTGTAGTTCACCCCACGTTGCCGCGTCGCCGTCGACGGTCCGGACGAAGTGCCGACGCGGATCCGTCGCGGCCATCCGATTGACGATGGCCGGCAACGTTTCCTGGGTCGGCAAGGTCACGCGTACTTCCAGAAAGCACGCATCATCGAGATCTTGCCGTCGCCGTTGAAGGTGAAGTGGTCGATCAGCGGACCGACGTGCTGTAAGGCGCCGTTGCGGGTGACGACGCCCTGCAAGATGGCGATCGCCTCGTTGCCACAGATGACGATGTCACGCTCGAGCCACAACTTCATCGGCGACAGATCAGCCACCATGCCCCAGAACGTGGTCCTTAGGCTCTCGATCCCGGTGTAGGTGTCGACCCCGACCGGATCTTCCAGGACCGTGTCATCGGCCCACAACGCCAGCCAGCCCTCTTTATCGTGATTACTCAGCGTTTCACAGTGACTGTTGATTGCTGCGACGATCGCGTCGGCATCGGGCATTGGTGCTACCTCTCTCGACATTCATGCGGGGCGTAGAACATGGCGATGTTCAGACTTTGCTGACCTCGTCGTCCCAACCCGAGTCACGCGCCTGCACAGCAGCTTTGACGCCCTTCTCGTGGATGAGACGCAGGTGGTGTTCCTTGGCGACTGCTGCTTGCGCGTCGGGCACATAAGGGTCTCGGCCCACGTCGACCATCGCCGAGAGCCCGGCCGCCTCGTATAGGCGGTGTGTACCGCGTTTGTTAGCGACCAGGTCGCCGGTCTCCATTCGCGCGATCTGCTCGGCGAAGCGCATCGCCACGGCTTCTTCTTCTCCCAATGGGACGACGCGGTTAACGTAGAACAGGTCGCGCGCGGTGTGCGCGTCCAGCCATCCCCCTGTCATCCACAGCTGCTTCATCACGCGGATGGGGAAGTGGAACGGCATCAGTGCATACGGTCCGTAGGGAGCACCGACGCCCACCCGAGACTCTTCCCAGCTGAAGCGGGTGTTCTCGGCTGCGATGACCACGTCGGCGGCGAGTAGGAACGTGTTCGCGTGGGGTCCGACGAAGCCTTTGGCCGCGACGACGAGACCTTTGGTGAATCGCCACGGAGGCAACAGGTCTCCGGTGTGGACCCAGTACTTGTCCTCGATTGTCGCGGGTTCCTGTCCACCGACGGTCTCGCCCGCTACTTGCTGAATGTCATGGCCCGACGAGAAGTTGGGACCTTCTGCGGAGAGCACCACGCATTTGACGCTGTCGAGGCGGTTGCAGTCGGCGAGGACCGAGTAGAACTCCTTCTCCATGCCGCTGTTGATGGCATTCATTTTCGCCGGCCTGTTCAGGCGGACGGTGACGATACCGCCGAGTCGACGCACCACCAGGAATTCCATTCCTGGCCAATCAGTCTCAGCCACAGCGCCTCTCCTGTCCTGCGACGTGATCAGCCACGGGGAAGACCGAGGACGTGTTGAGCGATGATGTTGCGCTGGATCTCCGACGTTCCGCCCGCGATCGTGGCGGCCACGCCGCGGGTGTAGCGCTCGAAGCCGCTAGCGAAATATTCATCGTTGTTCATGTGCTGATAGCGACCAGTGACGGGATGGAGCAGACCGTCGATCCCGGACGTCGACAGCACGAGATCAGCGGCGCGACACTCGGCTTCGGAACCCAGCAGTTTGAGTAACGAGACGGCCGAGGTGTCCGCCTCGCCGCGCGCGGCTCGGCCAAGTGCGGCTGAACCCAGTGCGCGTAGGGCGTGGTAGTCGATGATCGTCGACGCGTACCGGTCTCGCGCGACCGGCGATTGTGGCCGGCAGTCGGCGATCAGGTTGTCGAGCCGATCGGCGAACAGCAGCCACATCATGGTCCGCTCGTGGCCCAGTGAACCGTTGGCCACTCGCCAACCCTGGTTCAGCTCGCCGACCAGATTTTCCGCTGGGACGCGGACGTCGGTGAAGAACACTTCGTTGAAATCGAGATTGTCCGCGCTGGCGATGTCGCCGAAGGGCCTACAGACGAGGCCTTCGCTATCCGTCGGGATCACCAACGCTGAAATGCCCTTGTGCTTGGGTGCATCGGGATCGGTGCGCACGAATGCGAGCAAGAAGTCGGCGTCGTGGGCTCCCGACGTCCACACCTTCTGACCGGTGACGACGAAATCGTCACCGTCGCGGACCGCGCGTGTCCGCAACGAGGCGAGGTCGGAACCGGCGTTGGGCTCGCTCATGCCCAGTGAGGCTGTCTTCTCACCACGTAGCACCGGTATGGCCCACCGCTGCTTCTGTTCGGCGGTACCGAACGAGATCAACGACGTCGCAATGATATTGACGCCCTGCGGGTTGAAGCTGTGGAAGATTCTCCGGCGACACAGTTCGTCGAGATGGACGAACTGCTGGAGGACCGTGGCGTTGCGGCCCCCGAACTCCGGTGGTTGGGCAGGCAGCAGCCACCCTTGGTCGAACAGCAGGCGCTGCCAGTCCCTGGCCCACTGCGGCATGTGCGAAACCGAACGCGGCCGCTCCCGGGTGACGGCCTCCGAGGGCGTGTGTTCGTCGAGAAACGCCGCGAACTCGGCCCGGAAGGCTTCGACGTCGTCGTCAAAAGTCAGCTGCACCATACTCCTTCGCGACAAATGTGCGGTGTTC
This genomic stretch from Mycobacterium paraterrae harbors:
- a CDS encoding NAD-dependent epimerase/dehydratase family protein, which produces MSKTVLVTGGLGLVGSETVRRLVELGQRVVATDLDTPANRKAAAKMPSGVQFRWADLTESAQVQRLLADVAPDAIVHLAAIIAPAIYPIPKVARRVNVDATANLVRLVEGLPKQPRFVHASSITVMGPRNPHRTTPPLRAEEPMRPYDVYSGQKSEAEEIVRGSTLEWVVLRLGAVLSPDMGALPVTTDAMYFQAALPSDGRVQTVDVRDVAWAFAAATTADVAREILLIGGDDSHQLTYAEVTSGLVAALGIPGAIPEGRPGDPNSDDDWFVTDWMDTTRAQEALRFQNHSWPDLKAELAEKYRLLHYPGRLIAPIVRLFMARRSPYRNAPGQYADPWGAIRAKLGEPAWDQLRQ
- a CDS encoding cytochrome P450; protein product: MASKSPEEHAQNLDLRHQDFNDPEYLYEVYEVMRANAPFCHQDSPFVGPTPGGAWVATGYDDCYEIARDWRSFSSRPVTPDGSLMWFGDIVITIDPPRQQQLRKILNPYFSPGRMKQLEPQVRAVTDDLIDDFVESGSGDLANVAWRQPGIVFFRHLLGMPVEDVPLYIETTDIVINGESEEIRQAAMNDLYQRVRGEIEKRRDESSRDDLISVLLDAEIDGEKLRFDDVVANVILLVQAGLETTSSAMSFAFFYLGTHASERDRLRGEPELMSTAIEEFIRFAGSIHGLNRAVVEEVHLNGHQFCPGQTVVVNYAAANRDASEFNEPNKCILDRQANRHLGFGAGVHRCLGSNLARLEFRVGVEQTLNRIPDYAIPPGAKVDFHGNSVTRGYRALPVVFTPGARVDQ
- a CDS encoding acyl-CoA dehydrogenase family protein — translated: MQLTFDDDVEAFRAEFAAFLDEHTPSEAVTRERPRSVSHMPQWARDWQRLLFDQGWLLPAQPPEFGGRNATVLQQFVHLDELCRRRIFHSFNPQGVNIIATSLISFGTAEQKQRWAIPVLRGEKTASLGMSEPNAGSDLASLRTRAVRDGDDFVVTGQKVWTSGAHDADFLLAFVRTDPDAPKHKGISALVIPTDSEGLVCRPFGDIASADNLDFNEVFFTDVRVPAENLVGELNQGWRVANGSLGHERTMMWLLFADRLDNLIADCRPQSPVARDRYASTIIDYHALRALGSAALGRAARGEADTSAVSLLKLLGSEAECRAADLVLSTSGIDGLLHPVTGRYQHMNNDEYFASGFERYTRGVAATIAGGTSEIQRNIIAQHVLGLPRG
- a CDS encoding cytochrome P450, whose amino-acid sequence is MTTEHSEGVTNCPAGAGYSDLLEKVSFIDPAVQEKPFDYYRALRNCDPVHFEKDLGMYLVSRHEDLMTVLRDPIVFSQELGYYKHMASGHLDAIKEVLETEGGGFFPDVANIDPPKHTRVRRLLSQAFSRKRMNSLQPQFEDLVSSLIDGFIDRGRVDGLHDLALPMAIAFSQQQLQVEDLDKATIKRWGSAYLSQFSLQNTREDMLAAARELAEMQRYLIDLVRRRVEEPEDDMLSDIITAPGSDDEEPLTFDELVATARALLINTHDSMSTAFTNILFQVATNPEISEQFYAAADDDARMSKLIEEVLRLEPPVRALSRVTTAPVNLGGVDLPEGAHLLILFASANDDESVFECPRQFDTSRINLRKSMTFGAGTHLCLGIALARMQLLVAARQVALRLSDLRLAVPVEDIKYLPNAALLAMESLPLTFTARPTEGSHTHDV
- a CDS encoding AMP-binding protein; this translates as MTLPTQETLPAIVNRMAATDPRRHFVRTVDGDAATWGELQQSMTLWSARFLALGVDRGDVVVTVLDTGVDSVAVWLGLTSIGAIDAATNPEFRGRMLAYAINNCAPTLLVVAARHLSVVDSVAAELRTITRVLVIDDGGDPSIPATSLPFPTRPQDVDVDVAEAKRVMTEPQFHDIACITYTSGTTGPSKAVRLPWGQLHSINSGTFPLEDLTSDDVFYCTTSHAHFGSKSIPYNAAMIGGQVVMRSRFALSSFWSDIDEFGVTTGMLVGSMADVLLRDPSSPKGATTLTNLFMAPLGTSYRQFGERFGVRICTVYNSTEGGVAIRSGWNPANEHTVGRLRQGYPGFEVRLVDTNDYEVPDGTPGECAIRAREPWVMNAGYLNNDNATASAWRNGWFHTGDALVRNADGDYTFVDRLKDVIRRRGENISSFEVEADVLQNPEIVECAAVAVPADSVEDEVLLFAVRRPGSAITAPELAVDLASRMTRFMVPRYIEFVDELPKTQATLRVIKADLRQRGVGPHTWDSQNQTARMSASATANK
- a CDS encoding enoyl-CoA hydratase/isomerase family protein; protein product: MAETDWPGMEFLVVRRLGGIVTVRLNRPAKMNAINSGMEKEFYSVLADCNRLDSVKCVVLSAEGPNFSSGHDIQQVAGETVGGQEPATIEDKYWVHTGDLLPPWRFTKGLVVAAKGFVGPHANTFLLAADVVIAAENTRFSWEESRVGVGAPYGPYALMPFHFPIRVMKQLWMTGGWLDAHTARDLFYVNRVVPLGEEEAVAMRFAEQIARMETGDLVANKRGTHRLYEAAGLSAMVDVGRDPYVPDAQAAVAKEHHLRLIHEKGVKAAVQARDSGWDDEVSKV
- a CDS encoding nitroreductase family deazaflavin-dependent oxidoreductase, whose amino-acid sequence is MRVPRAVANFHRRVTNPVARSLTPWLPCLGTLEHTGRKSGKRYRTPLLVFKTQNGYAILIGYGLESDWLKNVMAGGPTALHTWGRAVTLANPKILAKAEAAQLVTPAPRLLYRLFPYNEAALVLTRPADTT
- a CDS encoding flavin-containing monooxygenase, giving the protein MTCEPTNLPDPEDVDIPTLRQRYRWERDRRLRPDGQAQYAAASQTSAALDYSDPHKPRAARPALHDEMDVAILGGGWAGVLAGYHLHKAGVEDCRIIEQAGDFGGVWYWNRYPGLSCDNDSYCYLPLLEEMGFVPSKKFADGLEIRNYCQSVAKRFNLYQGALFHTCVNTLSWDESINRWRIGTDRGDDLRAQFIILAMGPINTPKVPRVPGLEDFEGAMFHTARWDYGYTGGSQEEPVLDKLADKRVAIVGTGASAIQAIPFLGEYAQQLFVLQRTASTVDERHNAPTDPAWIAALEPGWQRERQMNFHRAAIDGLVPGEADRICDIWTEINRNLSAQFEQTGWPQTPEEFLALREVMDYRVMERLRARVDETVKDPKTAAILKPWYRHMCKRPASSDVYYPTFNRPNVTLFDVSPTQGVERIIKRGFIFEGKEYEIDCLIFASGFEVTSDLQRRWGIDKISGRGGLSLYDNWAQEFRTLHGVMTHGFPNSFYMGFFQGGFNASTTETFNNQARHIAWIIEQATKRDAATVEPTSEAQDAYVDHVRSVAIDTSDFIRECTPGYFNNDGQEVADGTGQLRPRSYTGELYGLGYYAFEQLLQDWRDAGDLSGVAITTS
- a CDS encoding nuclear transport factor 2 family protein; protein product: MPDADAIVAAINSHCETLSNHDKEGWLALWADDTVLEDPVGVDTYTGIESLRTTFWGMVADLSPMKLWLERDIVICGNEAIAILQGVVTRNGALQHVGPLIDHFTFNGDGKISMMRAFWKYA